GGCATCTGCTGAACTCTCGGGTATCGTGCTGCCCGAGCTGATAGAAGTCCATTGCCAGAATCTGAAAAATATTGCAGTTAAAAGCGTTTTTGTCGAAGCAAGCATAGATGGCAAAGTAGTTGGCTGCGGGTATGGAACAGTCGAACGTGGGTACGTCGGAGTCTATGATCTGCATGTGGAGGATGCGTATAGATGCAGAGGAGTAGGGACGGCCATCTGCCGCGCCATTTTTCGTTATGGTATCCGGCAGAATGCAAAATACGCTTATCTGATCGTACATAGCAAAAATCAAAATGCCATTTCACTATATTCCCATATGGGATTTACCACATTTTACGAGTACAGCTTTTATTGCAAGCCCCATCCTTTGTATAAAGTTGTGGATGCATAAGTGCCTTGGAAGCTTTATCAGACAGCCGTTCGCCAGCCAGTGTTGAAGCCTTTTATTCTTATAAATGCAATAAAACAGCAGACATGTGGCTTCTATGTGGCACTTTTACTCATGGTATGTACGCTTTTTATATTTGCTGTATCGACTGCTGTAATATCTTTCTTGGCGTAAAAAGTATGATTCAATACAAAGACGATTGAAACATCCAGAAGATTACAAATTTTTCTTGCTATGCGTGAAGGAGGGTCCTATGGCTATGGAAGAAAAAATTAAAACCGCTATCCTGAATTTACAAAAGAACAATATGGGAGGGTATTTTGTTGAAAGTCCGGAGGAATTGCTTGCGCTGATTTCCACCCTGATCAGAAAAGGGGAGAAAATCGGCTGCGGAGATTCCGTCACATTAGAGGAAACCGGGGTTTTTCATTATCTTCGGAACGGACCGTTTCTCTTTTATGATAAGCACCGGGCCGGATTGACATCGGATGAAAAACGCACGCTCTATTTAAAAAATTTTGATGCCGATACGTTTATAACCGGCACGAACGCCGTTACTGCTGACGGGAAACTGTTCAACATCGACGGGAATGGAAGCCGCGCTACGCCCATGCTTTACGGGCCAAAGCAGGTGATTGTAGTGGTCGGAACCAACAAGCTAGTGGATACGGTGGAAGATGCGGTCAGCCGCGCAAGACAAATCGCGGCACCATTGGATGCGAAGAGGCTAAAGAAGGACACACCGTGCGTGAAATTAGGAAGGTGTATCGATTGCAGGCATGAACACCGGATTTGTAACGATTTTGTTTTGATCACCGGTCAGTTGGTCAAGGACAGGATCAAAGTGATTTTTATCAATGGAGATTATGGCTTTTAAATGCTCACCCCCCGGCAGCCGACCAGAAAGGGCCAAACTGCCGGGGGTTGTTGTTGGGCAAAACTTGCCGGATCGCGCTATTGAGATTTCACGGTTTCAGACTGCCGCCGCAAAGCATGGGCCACCGGCACTGCGCCTTCAAATGGGTTACTTTGCCTTCCTTATTTTCTTTTCATCTTTATTTTTCTTCTGAATAAAATTTTTTCTTCCGCCGGATTCCCTTTCTTGTTTCCTTTTGTCCCGGAGCTTGGCTCCGGGATTTTTTGTTTTTCTATCGAGAGAGGGGTTCCGTTTTTTCAGATTCCCGGACTCCTTTTCCTGCTTTTCCACCGACCGGCTTTCGGTTTTCGCGGCCTGGGATTCGGGTATGGAAGGCATTTGGCCGGTCTTTCCGGTCCCTTTTTCGGAAGACGGGCGGCTGGAACTGCCGCCTTGGGATGAAGAGGATTCTTTTAAGGGTTTCTCCTCTGTTTTTTCAGCTTCGCCGTTCTCCCGGATTTTCTTCAGAATCTCCGGAACTGGTTTGTTCAGCCACTTTTGCAGGTCGGTGTCATCCGGGGATTGTGCATTGTCACGCAGCTTTTCCGCCAGGTCCAGCTTGCCGGGGGTCACGCCCAGCTTGTGGGCTTCCTTCACTTGATCCAGCCCTACCGGAAAAGCCTCCACCGCTGCGCCTTTTCCTTCCGCGGTATTTTTCGTGCTCTGCTTCAGCCCTTCCGCCATCTTTTCTGCCTTTTTGGGATCCTTGGCCGAAGTGGAGATGACGATATCGCTTTTTTGGTTTCCTTTCGAAAGCCCCTCTTTTTCGATTTTCTCCACCGTCCGGGCGACCGCATCCTCGATTTTTTCGTTGTTCAGGCCGTCCGCCTGAAGTTCGTCGGCGATCTTCTTTCCGCTGTCGTTGACGCCGGTGATCTGGAGCACCCGGTCAAAGCGGTTCAGGCAATACTCGACGGAAGGGTCGGCGTCAAGGCTCACATAGGAATACGGGGTACAGTAGGCATACACACCCGCACCGGCTGCACCGCAGACAAAGACCGCTGCGGCGGCAGCCGAGACAAATCGGAACC
This window of the Ruminococcaceae bacterium BL-6 genome carries:
- a CDS encoding putative RsgI N-terminal anti-sigma domain-containing protein (Evidence 3 : Putative function from multiple computational evidences), with translation MKAVVVAIRGGFAAVLSDDGRIVKVKNRNYSLGQITERKEAVKKRFRFVSAAAAAVFVCGAAGAGVYAYCTPYSYVSLDADPSVEYCLNRFDRVLQITGVNDSGKKIADELQADGLNNEKIEDAVARTVEKIEKEGLSKGNQKSDIVISTSAKDPKKAEKMAEGLKQSTKNTAEGKGAAVEAFPVGLDQVKEAHKLGVTPGKLDLAEKLRDNAQSPDDTDLQKWLNKPVPEILKKIRENGEAEKTEEKPLKESSSSQGGSSSRPSSEKGTGKTGQMPSIPESQAAKTESRSVEKQEKESGNLKKRNPSLDRKTKNPGAKLRDKRKQERESGGRKNFIQKKNKDEKKIRKAK
- a CDS encoding N-acetyltransferase domain-containing protein, producing the protein MNTTSKNYTYRADCACPLRYTAGIGIDEKIRFCEELFITNKLPAVFKVTPVLQEGLVDILLSQNYQNIKTVKVMRCKLENVEIDDCAEIRCMDAPDNGWLAASAELSGIVLPELIEVHCQNLKNIAVKSVFVEASIDGKVVGCGYGTVERGYVGVYDLHVEDAYRCRGVGTAICRAIFRYGIRQNAKYAYLIVHSKNQNAISLYSHMGFTTFYEYSFYCKPHPLYKVVDA
- a CDS encoding conserved protein of unknown function (Evidence 4 : Unknown function but conserved in other organisms) — its product is MAMEEKIKTAILNLQKNNMGGYFVESPEELLALISTLIRKGEKIGCGDSVTLEETGVFHYLRNGPFLFYDKHRAGLTSDEKRTLYLKNFDADTFITGTNAVTADGKLFNIDGNGSRATPMLYGPKQVIVVVGTNKLVDTVEDAVSRARQIAAPLDAKRLKKDTPCVKLGRCIDCRHEHRICNDFVLITGQLVKDRIKVIFINGDYGF